The nucleotide window TTACTATGCTAGGGGCCTGTAACAAGGACCAAAAAACCAAGCCTACAATGGATGAACCTGAGGAAGAAAAGAGTGAAGAAAAATTAGTAATTGATAAGGAAGACTATCCCGTTGTTGATGGTTCAACCGCTACGATACCATTATCTTTAGCGGCTTATATGCAGCTAACAGGTGCTGCCGCTGAAGAAGCGGAGGTAGCAATAAAACATACTAGAACAAGCAATTCATATGTTCGACTAATGAATAAAGAGGTTGATCTTCTAATTGTATATTCAGCACCTGAAAGCATTCAACAAGAGATAGACAAAAGCAATGTTAAACTAAACATCAAACCAATTGGCAAAGATGCATTGGTATTTATTACAAATGAATCAAATCCAGTTGAGGGGCTGACAACTGAGCAGATTAAGGATATTTATAATGGAAACATTACGAACTGGTCAGAGGTGGATGGCGAGGATCTGGATATTATTGCATTCCAACGACCAGATGAATCAGGTAGTCAAGCTCTTATGAAGAGCTTAGTCATGAAGGATGAGAAAATGTCTGATGCGCCAACCTTTCAAAAGCCAGCTGAAATGGGA belongs to Firmicutes bacterium HGW-Firmicutes-1 and includes:
- a CDS encoding phosphate ABC transporter substrate-binding protein; the protein is MKKIRISATLLIIMLLITMLGACNKDQKTKPTMDEPEEEKSEEKLVIDKEDYPVVDGSTATIPLSLAAYMQLTGAAAEEAEVAIKHTRTSNSYVRLMNKEVDLLIVYSAPESIQQEIDKSNVKLNIKPIGKDALVFITNESNPVEGLTTEQIKDIYNGNITNWSEVDGEDLDIIAFQRPDESGSQALMKSLVMKDEKMSDAPTFQKPAEMGMLIDALVEYNNEANAIGYSVFYYANYMYDQPGLKFIAVDGVIPENDTIQSGKYPHVKDFYAVIREEEDKDSTTYQVFEWLTSKDGQQLISENGYVSME